From a single Bos indicus isolate NIAB-ARS_2022 breed Sahiwal x Tharparkar chromosome 11, NIAB-ARS_B.indTharparkar_mat_pri_1.0, whole genome shotgun sequence genomic region:
- the BRD3OS gene encoding putative uncharacterized protein BRD3OS, with translation MSGRVPLAEKALSESYARLRYRDTSLLIWQQQQQKLASALPGTYLSRSRSMWYSQYGNEAILVRDRNKLEVSRDTGQSKFCSIM, from the coding sequence ATGAGTGGCCGCGTCCCCCTGGCAGAGAAAGCTCTGTCTGAAAGCTACGCCCGGCTCCGGTACCGGGACACCTCCCTGCTCATctggcaacagcagcagcagaagctggcATCCGCGCTGCCCGGGACGTACCTAAGCAGGAGCCGAAGCATGTGGTACTCACAGTACGGGAACGAGGCCATCCTCGTCCGGGACAGAAACAAGCTGGAGGTCTCGCGGGACACGGGGCAGTCCAAGTTTTGTTCTATAATGTAA